Sequence from the Deinococcus radiotolerans genome:
TTGCAGGCGCACAGTCTTCCCACCGCCACCCTGCTCGGCCAGCCGCGCCAGGTCCCCGTCGAACACCACCTCACCCCGGTCGATCACCAGGATGCGCCGCGCCAGGGCGGTCACGTCCGCCATGTAATGACTCGTGAGCATCACCGTCGCCCCATACCGCACGTTGTAGTCCTGCACGAAGGCCCGCACCGACTCCTGCATGTTCACGTCCAGCCCGATCGTCGGCTCGTCCAGGAACAGCACCTTCGGGCGGTGCAGCAGCGCCGCCGCCAGCTCGCACTTCATGCGCTCGCCCAGCGACAGCTTGCGCACCTGCTTCTTAAGAATGCCGTCTAGGCCCAGCACCTCCGTGAACTCGGCCATCGTCGCCCGGAACTCAGCGTCTGGAATCTCGTAGATCGCCTGGTTCACCAGGAACGAATCCAGCGCCGGCAGGTCCCAGATGAGCTGCTGCTTCTGCCCCATCACCAGCGTGATCTGCCGCAGGAACGCGTTCTCGCGCCGCCCTGGCTCAAAACCCGCCACGCGCACCTCCCCGCCCGACGGGTGCAGCAGCCCCGACAGCATCTTCAGGGTTGTGGTCTTCCCTGCCCCGTTCGGCCCCAGGAACCCCACCACCTCGCCCGGCGCGAGATCGAACGACACGCCCCGCACCGCCTCCACCACCCGCGACTTGCGGCTCACGAACGACCGCAGGCTGCCCAGGAACCCCGGCTCCTTCTCGTGCACCACGTACCCCTTGCGGAGGTCACGCACCCGCACCGCCGCGTCCCCCACCCCACCCGCCTGAGTGCCCGTCATGATGCCCCAGGGTACGCCAGCACCCAAAACGCCGCCACCCGCTACGCCAGAACGCGTAACGGGTGGTCAAGGAGTCGGCCCCTTCCAGCCTCCCCCATCAAGGGGAGGAGCGTAGGAAGGCGGAGTGCCGCTCAGGCCGCTCAGCGGGGCGTCAGTTCGGTCACGCCGTC
This genomic interval carries:
- a CDS encoding ABC transporter ATP-binding protein; the protein is MTGTQAGGVGDAAVRVRDLRKGYVVHEKEPGFLGSLRSFVSRKSRVVEAVRGVSFDLAPGEVVGFLGPNGAGKTTTLKMLSGLLHPSGGEVRVAGFEPGRRENAFLRQITLVMGQKQQLIWDLPALDSFLVNQAIYEIPDAEFRATMAEFTEVLGLDGILKKQVRKLSLGERMKCELAAALLHRPKVLFLDEPTIGLDVNMQESVRAFVQDYNVRYGATVMLTSHYMADVTALARRILVIDRGEVVFDGDLARLAEQGGGGKTVRLQLRRPATAEELGRFGSEVRVDGLSAELTVPRALVSERAAALLAGLDVADLTVEDPSIESVMASLFGARAGQPERTPEPA